The Peromyscus maniculatus bairdii isolate BWxNUB_F1_BW_parent chromosome 6, HU_Pman_BW_mat_3.1, whole genome shotgun sequence genome has a segment encoding these proteins:
- the Dcst2 gene encoding DC-STAMP domain-containing protein 2 isoform X3 — protein MSKIDVMEGPSGEEGPSMARAVVRSMGGFVLGLSLATAYGLLELLVEGHSTYGCLVVTVTLAAFLSLGMGFSRQVRVSVLLLLPQAFSSALAKIKAIAQRAKVVADRVRRFFRSIMDGVKHVARALRNVWYWLLHIGDVCNSELGNPYTKCARLFDDAKDNCMEIMPRVYHLCFVVMPFKLVLCGLASLVQMFCVIPTYIQVFLRKTISTPVLKLLDQVRREFEFNMTATHYFSVDLNASRSLSQVALDLHEAVSMKLYSVREVLALMGYTLPLLFTLLYLQALWYRYCYLNWDSFDNVYITSRFLRMEAVRAEAGLPTVLPLSSHEARRYIQPGSIFLTRWEKIFYMLGTFDLARHLLLVFLLVFLDYAVFWVLDLARYHLQGEIVARSPVLVSITVEGTGYSGSIYRDLVSAFDVLQQGNISILSRRCLLHPSEPDASGYILIGTMYGLCFFVTLFGSYVSRLRRVICASYYPSREQERISYLYNTLLSRRTNVVAAVHRAVMRRAADQGHMSVLQVLAFRCRCLRPLLSQFLLHQYYCLGCGQPEGQGDTEENFVSCSTPGCKGPPGSGAPSPGTPVTRRALGSGWLQLAEGPPSRCRYFDNSSRKHWARASQASPTQSPVMRTKGRSPNGCSRSISRLISLQLISLRAFPCPRPPAPGTTSEIHCPQSSSLPSLRTS, from the exons ATGTCCAAAATTGATGTTATGGAGGGGCCCTCCGGGGAAGAGGGGCCCAGCATGGCACGGGCTGTGGTCCGAAGCATGGGTGGCTTTGTTCTGGGTTTGTCCTTGGCCACGGCCTACGGGCTCCTGGAACTTCTGGTGGAGGGACACAGCACCTATGGCTGCCTGGTGGTCACGGTCACTTTGGCTGCCTTCCTTAGCCTGGGCATGGGCTTCTCCCGCCAGGTCCGCGTCAGtgtcctcctgctccttccccaggccttcTCCA GTGCTCTGGCCAAGATTAAAGCTATCGCCCAGAGGGCCAAAGTGGTGGCTGACCGGGTACGCAGGTTCTTCCGGTCCATCATGGATGGTGTGAAGCATGTAG CCAGGGCCCTGCGGAACGTGTGGTACTGGCTCCTTCACATCGGCGATGTGTGCAACTCGGAGCTGGGCAACCCGTACACAAAGTGCGCCCGGTTATTCGACGATGCCAAGGACAACTGCATGGAGATCATGCCGCGAGTCTATCACCTGTGTTTCGTGGTCATGCCCTTCAAGTTGGTGCTCTGTGGACTTGCCAGCT TGGTCCAGATGTTCTGCGTCATCCCCACGTACATCCAAGTCTTCCTGCGGAAGACCATCAGCACCC CTGTGTTGAAGCTGCTTGACCAGGTGCGTCGTGAGTTTGAGTTCAACATGACAGCCACGCACTACTTCTCCGTGGACCTCAATGCCTCGCGGAGCCTGTCCCAGGTGGCTTTGGACCTGCACGAGGCCGTCAGCATGAAGCTGTACAGTGTCAGGGAGGTCCTGGCTCTGATGGGCTACACCCTGCCTCTCCTCTTTACACTTCTCtacctcca AGCCCTGTGGTATCGGTACTGTTACCTGAACTGGGACAGTTTTGACAACGTCTACATCACCAGCCGCTTCTTGCGCATGGAGGCAGTCCGCGCCGAGGCCGGGCTGCCCACAGTGCTGCCGCTCAGCTCTCACGAGGCCAGGCGCTACATCCAACCAG GCTCCATCTTCCTGACCCGATGGGAGAAGATTTTCTATATGTTGGGGACGTTTGACCTCGCCCGTCACCTCCTCCTTGTGTTCCTCCTGGTCTTTCTGGACTACGCTGTCTTCTGGGTCCTTGACCTGGCACGGTACCACCTCCAGGGCGAGATTGTAGCCCGCA GTCCTGTGCTAGTATCCATAACGGTGGAGGGGACCGGCTATTCGGGGAGTATTTACCGCGACCTGGTGTCCGCTTTTGACGTCCTGCAACAAGGCAACATCAGTATATTGTCCCGGCGCTGCCTCCTGCACCCCTCAGAACCGGACGCCAGTGGTTACATCCTTATCG GTACCATGTACGGCCTGTGCTTCTTCGTCACTCTGTTTGGCAGCTACGTCAGCAGGCTGAGGCGTGTCATCTGTGCCTCCTATTACCCATCCAGGGAACAG GAAAGGATCTCCTACCTCTACAACACGCTTCTGAGTCGTCGGACCAACGTGGTGGCTGCGGTGCACCGAGCTGTGATGCGGCGGGCAGCTGACCAGGGTCACATGAGCGTCCTCCAGGTGCTAGCCTTCAG GTGTCGTTGCCTACGTCCTTTGCTCAGCCAATTTTTGCTGCATCAGTACTACTGCCTGGGCTGTGGGCAGCCTGAGGGCCAAGGGGACACGGAGGAGAACTTTGTGTCCTGCAGTACCCCAGGCTGCAAAG GGCCACCTGGATCTGGAGCT CCTTCTCCAGGGACTCCAGTGACGAGGAGGGCCCTCGGCTCTGGCTGGCTGCAGCTCGCAGAAGGACCCCCGAGCAGGTGCAGATACTTCGACAACAGCTCCAGGAAACACTGGGCAAGAGCCTCTCAGGCGAGTCCCACTCAGAGTCCAG
- the Dcst2 gene encoding DC-STAMP domain-containing protein 2 isoform X1 yields the protein MSKIDVMEGPSGEEGPSMARAVVRSMGGFVLGLSLATAYGLLELLVEGHSTYGCLVVTVTLAAFLSLGMGFSRQVRVSVLLLLPQAFSRQGRMLLLVAAFGLVLQGPCANTLRNFTRASEAVACGAELALNQTAEVLERAKQPLVSALAKIKAIAQRAKVVADRVRRFFRSIMDGVKHVARALRNVWYWLLHIGDVCNSELGNPYTKCARLFDDAKDNCMEIMPRVYHLCFVVMPFKLVLCGLASLVQMFCVIPTYIQVFLRKTISTPVLKLLDQVRREFEFNMTATHYFSVDLNASRSLSQVALDLHEAVSMKLYSVREVLALMGYTLPLLFTLLYLQALWYRYCYLNWDSFDNVYITSRFLRMEAVRAEAGLPTVLPLSSHEARRYIQPGSIFLTRWEKIFYMLGTFDLARHLLLVFLLVFLDYAVFWVLDLARYHLQGEIVARSPVLVSITVEGTGYSGSIYRDLVSAFDVLQQGNISILSRRCLLHPSEPDASGYILIGTMYGLCFFVTLFGSYVSRLRRVICASYYPSREQERISYLYNTLLSRRTNVVAAVHRAVMRRAADQGHMSVLQVLAFRCRCLRPLLSQFLLHQYYCLGCGQPEGQGDTEENFVSCSTPGCKGPPGSGAPSPGTPVTRRALGSGWLQLAEGPPSRCRYFDNSSRKHWARASQASPTQSPVMRTKGRSPNGCSRSISRLISLQLISLRAFPCPRPPAPGTTSEIHCPQSSSLPSLRTS from the exons ATGTCCAAAATTGATGTTATGGAGGGGCCCTCCGGGGAAGAGGGGCCCAGCATGGCACGGGCTGTGGTCCGAAGCATGGGTGGCTTTGTTCTGGGTTTGTCCTTGGCCACGGCCTACGGGCTCCTGGAACTTCTGGTGGAGGGACACAGCACCTATGGCTGCCTGGTGGTCACGGTCACTTTGGCTGCCTTCCTTAGCCTGGGCATGGGCTTCTCCCGCCAGGTCCGCGTCAGtgtcctcctgctccttccccaggccttcTCCA GGCAGGGTCGGATGCTGCTGTTGGTGGCTGCCTTTGGGCTTGTCCTGCAAGGGCCCTGTGCCAATACCCTGCGTAACTTCACCCGGGCCAGCGAGGCCGTGGCCTGtggggcagagctggccctgaaccAGACTGCGGAAGTGCTGGAGCGGGCCAAGCAGCCCCTTGTCA GTGCTCTGGCCAAGATTAAAGCTATCGCCCAGAGGGCCAAAGTGGTGGCTGACCGGGTACGCAGGTTCTTCCGGTCCATCATGGATGGTGTGAAGCATGTAG CCAGGGCCCTGCGGAACGTGTGGTACTGGCTCCTTCACATCGGCGATGTGTGCAACTCGGAGCTGGGCAACCCGTACACAAAGTGCGCCCGGTTATTCGACGATGCCAAGGACAACTGCATGGAGATCATGCCGCGAGTCTATCACCTGTGTTTCGTGGTCATGCCCTTCAAGTTGGTGCTCTGTGGACTTGCCAGCT TGGTCCAGATGTTCTGCGTCATCCCCACGTACATCCAAGTCTTCCTGCGGAAGACCATCAGCACCC CTGTGTTGAAGCTGCTTGACCAGGTGCGTCGTGAGTTTGAGTTCAACATGACAGCCACGCACTACTTCTCCGTGGACCTCAATGCCTCGCGGAGCCTGTCCCAGGTGGCTTTGGACCTGCACGAGGCCGTCAGCATGAAGCTGTACAGTGTCAGGGAGGTCCTGGCTCTGATGGGCTACACCCTGCCTCTCCTCTTTACACTTCTCtacctcca AGCCCTGTGGTATCGGTACTGTTACCTGAACTGGGACAGTTTTGACAACGTCTACATCACCAGCCGCTTCTTGCGCATGGAGGCAGTCCGCGCCGAGGCCGGGCTGCCCACAGTGCTGCCGCTCAGCTCTCACGAGGCCAGGCGCTACATCCAACCAG GCTCCATCTTCCTGACCCGATGGGAGAAGATTTTCTATATGTTGGGGACGTTTGACCTCGCCCGTCACCTCCTCCTTGTGTTCCTCCTGGTCTTTCTGGACTACGCTGTCTTCTGGGTCCTTGACCTGGCACGGTACCACCTCCAGGGCGAGATTGTAGCCCGCA GTCCTGTGCTAGTATCCATAACGGTGGAGGGGACCGGCTATTCGGGGAGTATTTACCGCGACCTGGTGTCCGCTTTTGACGTCCTGCAACAAGGCAACATCAGTATATTGTCCCGGCGCTGCCTCCTGCACCCCTCAGAACCGGACGCCAGTGGTTACATCCTTATCG GTACCATGTACGGCCTGTGCTTCTTCGTCACTCTGTTTGGCAGCTACGTCAGCAGGCTGAGGCGTGTCATCTGTGCCTCCTATTACCCATCCAGGGAACAG GAAAGGATCTCCTACCTCTACAACACGCTTCTGAGTCGTCGGACCAACGTGGTGGCTGCGGTGCACCGAGCTGTGATGCGGCGGGCAGCTGACCAGGGTCACATGAGCGTCCTCCAGGTGCTAGCCTTCAG GTGTCGTTGCCTACGTCCTTTGCTCAGCCAATTTTTGCTGCATCAGTACTACTGCCTGGGCTGTGGGCAGCCTGAGGGCCAAGGGGACACGGAGGAGAACTTTGTGTCCTGCAGTACCCCAGGCTGCAAAG GGCCACCTGGATCTGGAGCT CCTTCTCCAGGGACTCCAGTGACGAGGAGGGCCCTCGGCTCTGGCTGGCTGCAGCTCGCAGAAGGACCCCCGAGCAGGTGCAGATACTTCGACAACAGCTCCAGGAAACACTGGGCAAGAGCCTCTCAGGCGAGTCCCACTCAGAGTCCAG
- the Dcst2 gene encoding DC-STAMP domain-containing protein 2 isoform X2: protein MSKIDVMEGPSGEEGPSMARAVVRSMGGFVLGLSLATAYGLLELLVEGHSTYGCLVVTVTLAAFLSLGMGFSRQVRVSVLLLLPQAFSRQGRMLLLVAAFGLVLQGPCANTLRNFTRASEAVACGAELALNQTAEVLERAKQPLVSALAKIKAIAQRAKVVADRVRRFFRSIMDGVKHVARALRNVWYWLLHIGDVCNSELGNPYTKCARLFDDAKDNCMEIMPRVYHLCFVVMPFKLVLCGLASLVQMFCVIPTYIQVFLRKTISTPVLKLLDQVRREFEFNMTATHYFSVDLNASRSLSQVALDLHEAVSMKLYSVREVLALMGYTLPLLFTLLYLQALWYRYCYLNWDSFDNVYITSRFLRMEAVRAEAGLPTVLPLSSHEARRYIQPGSIFLTRWEKIFYMLGTFDLARHLLLVFLLVFLDYAVFWVLDLARYHLQGEIVARSPVLVSITVEGTGYSGSIYRDLVSAFDVLQQGNISILSRRCLLHPSEPDASGYILIGTMYGLCFFVTLFGSYVSRLRRVICASYYPSREQERISYLYNTLLSRRTNVVAAVHRAVMRRAADQGHMSVLQVLAFRCRCLRPLLSQFLLHQYYCLGCGQPEGQGDTEENFVSCSTPGCKGLYCPTCFRLLDNTCSVCASPLSKQGHLDLELDSSDEEGPRLWLAAARRRTPEQVQILRQQLQETLGKSLSGESHSESSDEDQGKEP from the exons ATGTCCAAAATTGATGTTATGGAGGGGCCCTCCGGGGAAGAGGGGCCCAGCATGGCACGGGCTGTGGTCCGAAGCATGGGTGGCTTTGTTCTGGGTTTGTCCTTGGCCACGGCCTACGGGCTCCTGGAACTTCTGGTGGAGGGACACAGCACCTATGGCTGCCTGGTGGTCACGGTCACTTTGGCTGCCTTCCTTAGCCTGGGCATGGGCTTCTCCCGCCAGGTCCGCGTCAGtgtcctcctgctccttccccaggccttcTCCA GGCAGGGTCGGATGCTGCTGTTGGTGGCTGCCTTTGGGCTTGTCCTGCAAGGGCCCTGTGCCAATACCCTGCGTAACTTCACCCGGGCCAGCGAGGCCGTGGCCTGtggggcagagctggccctgaaccAGACTGCGGAAGTGCTGGAGCGGGCCAAGCAGCCCCTTGTCA GTGCTCTGGCCAAGATTAAAGCTATCGCCCAGAGGGCCAAAGTGGTGGCTGACCGGGTACGCAGGTTCTTCCGGTCCATCATGGATGGTGTGAAGCATGTAG CCAGGGCCCTGCGGAACGTGTGGTACTGGCTCCTTCACATCGGCGATGTGTGCAACTCGGAGCTGGGCAACCCGTACACAAAGTGCGCCCGGTTATTCGACGATGCCAAGGACAACTGCATGGAGATCATGCCGCGAGTCTATCACCTGTGTTTCGTGGTCATGCCCTTCAAGTTGGTGCTCTGTGGACTTGCCAGCT TGGTCCAGATGTTCTGCGTCATCCCCACGTACATCCAAGTCTTCCTGCGGAAGACCATCAGCACCC CTGTGTTGAAGCTGCTTGACCAGGTGCGTCGTGAGTTTGAGTTCAACATGACAGCCACGCACTACTTCTCCGTGGACCTCAATGCCTCGCGGAGCCTGTCCCAGGTGGCTTTGGACCTGCACGAGGCCGTCAGCATGAAGCTGTACAGTGTCAGGGAGGTCCTGGCTCTGATGGGCTACACCCTGCCTCTCCTCTTTACACTTCTCtacctcca AGCCCTGTGGTATCGGTACTGTTACCTGAACTGGGACAGTTTTGACAACGTCTACATCACCAGCCGCTTCTTGCGCATGGAGGCAGTCCGCGCCGAGGCCGGGCTGCCCACAGTGCTGCCGCTCAGCTCTCACGAGGCCAGGCGCTACATCCAACCAG GCTCCATCTTCCTGACCCGATGGGAGAAGATTTTCTATATGTTGGGGACGTTTGACCTCGCCCGTCACCTCCTCCTTGTGTTCCTCCTGGTCTTTCTGGACTACGCTGTCTTCTGGGTCCTTGACCTGGCACGGTACCACCTCCAGGGCGAGATTGTAGCCCGCA GTCCTGTGCTAGTATCCATAACGGTGGAGGGGACCGGCTATTCGGGGAGTATTTACCGCGACCTGGTGTCCGCTTTTGACGTCCTGCAACAAGGCAACATCAGTATATTGTCCCGGCGCTGCCTCCTGCACCCCTCAGAACCGGACGCCAGTGGTTACATCCTTATCG GTACCATGTACGGCCTGTGCTTCTTCGTCACTCTGTTTGGCAGCTACGTCAGCAGGCTGAGGCGTGTCATCTGTGCCTCCTATTACCCATCCAGGGAACAG GAAAGGATCTCCTACCTCTACAACACGCTTCTGAGTCGTCGGACCAACGTGGTGGCTGCGGTGCACCGAGCTGTGATGCGGCGGGCAGCTGACCAGGGTCACATGAGCGTCCTCCAGGTGCTAGCCTTCAG GTGTCGTTGCCTACGTCCTTTGCTCAGCCAATTTTTGCTGCATCAGTACTACTGCCTGGGCTGTGGGCAGCCTGAGGGCCAAGGGGACACGGAGGAGAACTTTGTGTCCTGCAGTACCCCAGGCTGCAAAG GTCTCTACTGCCCTACCTGCTTCCGTCTCCTGGACAACACCTGTTCTGTGtgtgcctctcctctctccaagcAGGGCCACCTGGATCTGGAGCT GGACTCCAGTGACGAGGAGGGCCCTCGGCTCTGGCTGGCTGCAGCTCGCAGAAGGACCCCCGAGCAGGTGCAGATACTTCGACAACAGCTCCAGGAAACACTGGGCAAGAGCCTCTCAGGCGAGTCCCACTCAGAGTCCAG